Within the Acidimicrobiales bacterium genome, the region TGTCGTCGTTGCGCTCCTGCCGCTGACGGCGTGTGGCGCCCGGTGGAACGACGCCCAGCGCGCCGACATGCGCCGCCGCGTGTCGACGCTCGCTCAGTCGGGGCCCGCGGCCAGCGACGGCGGGTCCTCCGCCGGAGCGGGAAACGACAGCGTTGATGGAGGAACCGGCACCGACACCGGAAGCGGCAGCACCGGTTCGGGACCGGCGTCTTCCGGCACCGGGAGCAACGGCGTCTCCGCGGTGTCGAAGAAACTGCCGTGCGCTGCTCCTTCGACGGCGCCTGGCGTCACCGACACCGAGATCCGCATCGGTTCGATCTCGTCGCTCACCGGCCCGTCTCCTGGAATCGGCACCTCGGCCGCAGGCGCAGCGCGTGCCTACGTGGCGTACCGCAATGCGACCGGCGGGATATGCGGGCGCAAACTCGTCCTCAAAGAAGCCGACGACGGCACCGACAACGGCCAATACCGCTCGATCATCACGGAGATGTCGAACTCGGTGTTCGGCGTCGCGGGTGGGTTCGCTCTCGGCGACGTGGGCGGCGTCGACGTGATTCGTCAAACCCGGATACCCGTCGTAAACGGCCCCGGCCAACAGGCCTCGGCCGATCTGCCGACGGTGTTCGACATGAACCCCAAATACGAGAACGAAAACGCGGTGATCGGCAAGTACAAGTTCCTGCACGATCACGGTGCGACGAAGGCGAGCGTCACCTATCTCGCCGTCGACCAGTCGCGTTTCGAAGCTCAGCTGCAGGAGCGGCTGATGAAGGCCGCCGGCATCCAGATCGTGCAGGTCCAGGAG harbors:
- a CDS encoding ABC transporter substrate-binding protein, with amino-acid sequence MQRRLSIVVVVALLPLTACGARWNDAQRADMRRRVSTLAQSGPAASDGGSSAGAGNDSVDGGTGTDTGSGSTGSGPASSGTGSNGVSAVSKKLPCAAPSTAPGVTDTEIRIGSISSLTGPSPGIGTSAAGAARAYVAYRNATGGICGRKLVLKEADDGTDNGQYRSIITEMSNSVFGVAGGFALGDVGGVDVIRQTRIPVVNGPGQQASADLPTVFDMNPKYENENAVIGKYKFLHDHGATKASVTYLAVDQSRFEAQLQERLMKAAGIQIVQVQELPLSTLSYDAPARAVANSGADYLFFIGTVDSNQSMARSMQDTGYKGLKWPEYFVYTYGTNFIQATGSASEGAITWLRSLPIEEANSNKELAAFVQWMNRASPSFDKDAFAEDSWAGAKAFLDNLEALKGPITREAFVAQMNSVDTFDAGGMFGPIRLGKELTNGCFVGMQVKNGKWQRLVPDSGFICQ